The following are encoded together in the Mycteria americana isolate JAX WOST 10 ecotype Jacksonville Zoo and Gardens chromosome 2, USCA_MyAme_1.0, whole genome shotgun sequence genome:
- the FZD6 gene encoding frizzled-6 isoform X3, whose translation MNLHCSPDVHTFLCKAFVPACLEQVHVIHPCRSLCEKVYSDCKQLMDTFGITWPEELECTRLVNCDETVPATAAVTTNVHGTRKTPGQTRRDYGFWCPRHLHTTNGQGYKFLGIDQCAPPCPNMYFKNYELDVAKSFIGIVSIFCLCATLFTFLTFLIDVKRFRYPERPIIYYSVCYSIVSLMYFIGFLLGNRTACNEADDKLEIGETVVLGSQNKACTVLFMVLYFFTMAGTIWWVILTITWFLAAGRKWSCEAIAQKAMWFHAVAWGIPGFLTIMLLAMNKVEGDNISGVCFVGLYDLDASLYFVLLPLCLCVFFGLSLLLAGIISLNHVRQVIQHDGRNQEKLKKFMIRIGVFSGLYLVPLVALLGCYVYELVNRKIWETTWVFDHCNQYHIPCPYQAKALARPEIFLFLMKYLLTLIVGISPVFWVGSKKTCSEWANFFNRNRKRDPISESRRVLQESCEFFLKHNSKVKHKKKHYKSTSHRLKVISKSMGTSTGGTTNHGTSAVAITNHDYLSQETVAEIKTSPETSEKEIEADGTSARRVEESEISGDQMLPCSKLTVDQVEKRNKADSTCDMSSLAESMKRVGEGRITPKNDFIESSPLQSSCSQIPGVSQSASVSLLVYSASDTRRELDSGNSSNP comes from the exons ACTAGTCAATTGTGATGAGACTGttcctgccactgctgctgtaACCACAAACGTACATGGAACTCGGAAGACCCCAGGCCAGACCCGAAGGGATTATGGGTTCTGGTGTCCCCGACACCTACACACTACCAATGGACAAGGCTACAAGTTCCTAGGAATTGATCAGTGTGCACCCCCATGTCCCAATATGTACTTCAAAAATTATGAATTGGATGTTGCAAAAAGCTTCATTGGAATAGTTTCCATCTTTTGTCTTTGTGCTACACTTTTCACATTCCTGACTTTTCTGATTGATGTTAAAAGGTTTAGGTACCCAGAGAGGCCGATCATATATTACTCTGTCTGTTACAGCATAGTCTCTCTAATGTACTTTATTGGATTTTTACTTGGGAACAGAACTGCCTGTAACGAGGCAGATGATAAGTTAGAAATTGGTGAAACGGTTGTTCTTGGCTCCCAAAACAAAGCCTGTACCGTCCTTTTcatggttttgtattttttcactaTGGCAGGAACTATATGGTGGGTGATTCTTACAATCACTTGGTTCcttgcagcaggaagaaaatggagcTGTGAAGCTATTGCACAAAAGGCCATGTGGTTCCACGCAGTTGCGTGGGGAATACCTGGTTTTCTAACCATTATGCTCCTTGCAATGAACAAAGTTGAAGGGGACAATATCAGTGGAGTTTGTTTTGTGGGTCTCTACGATCTGGACGCCTCTCTGTACTTTGTGCTTTTGCCGTTGTGCCTTTGTGTTTTTTTCGGTCTCTCTCTTCTTTTAGCTggtattatttctttaaatcacGTGCGGCAAGTCATACAGCATGATGGCAGAAACCAGGAGAAGCTAAAGAAATTTATGATCCGAATTGGAGTTTTTAGTGGTTTATACTTGGTGCCACTTGTAGCACTTCTTGGATGTTATGTCTATGAACTGGTGAACCGGAAAATCTGGGAAACGACTTGGGTATTTGACCACTGCAACCAGTACCATATTCCTTGTCCTTATCAG GCAAAGGCACTAGCAAgaccagaaatatttttgtttctgatgaaaTATTTGCTGACGTTAATTGTTGGCATATCTCCAGTCTTCTGGGTGGGAAGTAAAAAGACCTGTTCTGAATGGGCCAATTTCTTCAACAGAAACCGCAAAAGAGA tccAATCAGTGAAAGTCGAAGAGTGCTGCAAGAATCATGCGAATTCTTCTTGAAGCACAATTCCAAAGTTAAGCATAAAAAGAAGCACTACAAATCAACTTCGCACAGATTGAAAGTTATTTCAAAGTCAATGGGGACTAGTACTGGTGGCACAACAAATCATGGAACTTCTGCAGTAGCCATCACTAATCATGATTACTTAAGCCAAGAAACTGTTGCAGAAATTAAAACCTCTCCAGAGAcatctgagaaagagatagaGGCAGACGGAACATCAGCCCGAAGAGTCGAGGAAAGTGAAATCAGTGGAGATCAAATGTTACCTTGTTCTAAACTGACCGTGGATCaggtggaaaaaagaaacaaagcagatagCACATGTGATATGAGTAGCTTGGCTGAGAGTATGAAGAGAGTAGGTGAAGGAAG AATAACTCCTAAAAATGATTTTATTGAATCTTCTCCATTACAAAGCAGCTGTTCCCAAATACCTGGTGTCTCACAGTCAGCTTCTGTATCACTACTTGTCTACTCGGCTTCAGACACCAGAAGAGAGCTGGATTCAGGAAACAGTTCAAATCCTTGA
- the CTHRC1 gene encoding collagen triple helix repeat-containing protein 1: MRRAPAAAAAAAPLLLLALLLAAAPPPGGSESPKGKQKALRQREVVDVYNGMCLQGPSGVPGRDGNPGANGIPGTPGIPGRDGLKGEKGECMRESIEESWTPNFKQCSWSALNYGIDLGKIAECTFTKMRSNSALRVLFSGSLRLKCKNACCQRWYFTFNGAECAGPLPIEAIIYLDQGSPEMNSTINIHRTSSVEGLCEGINAGLVDIAIWVGTCSDYPRGDASTGWNSVSRIIIEELPK; encoded by the exons ATGCGccgcgccccggcggccgccgccgccgccgccccgctgctgctgctggcgctgctgctggcggcggccccgccgcccggcggcTCGGAGAGCCCGAAGGGGAAGCAGAAGGCGCTTCGCCAGCGGGAGGTGGTGGACGTG TACAACGGCATGTGCTTGCAAGGCCCCAGCGGCGTTCCTGGACGGGATGGAAACCCGGGAGCCAACGGGATCCCCGGGACACCTGGGAtcccgggacgggacgggctgaAAGGGGAGAAGGGCGAGTGCATGCGCGAGAGCATCGAGGAGTCCTGGACGCCCAACTTCAAGCAGTGTTCGTGGAGTGCACTTAATTATGGCATCGATCTTGGGAAGATAGCG GAATGCACGTTTACAAAGATGCGCTCGAACAGTGCTCTCCGTGTTCTCTTCAGTGGATCGCTTCGGctaaaatgcaaaaatgcctGTTGTCAGCGCTGGTACTTTACTTTTAACGGAGCAGAATGTGCTGGGCCACTTCCTATTGAAGCCATAATATATTTAGATCAAGGAAGCCCAGAGATGAATTCTACTATTAATATACACCGAACTTCTTCAG TGGAAGGTCTGTGTGAAGGGATCAATGCTGGCTTGGTGGATATTGCCATCTGGGTTGGGACTTGCTCAGATTATCCACGGGGAGATGCTTCTACTGGATGGAATTCAGTCTCCCGAATCATCATTGAAGAACTGCCAAAATAa